Proteins encoded within one genomic window of Prosthecobacter fusiformis:
- a CDS encoding P-II family nitrogen regulator, with protein MKKVEAIIKPFKLEDVKEALSEVGVEGMTVVEVKGFGRQKGHTEIYRGSEYTVDFLPKVKIEVVVEDARSETVVDAIVKAANTGKIGDGKVFVSDVIEAVRIRTGERGSDAISGS; from the coding sequence ATGAAAAAAGTCGAAGCGATCATCAAGCCCTTCAAACTCGAGGACGTCAAAGAAGCTCTCTCTGAAGTGGGAGTGGAAGGAATGACCGTCGTTGAGGTCAAAGGATTCGGCCGCCAAAAGGGCCATACTGAAATCTACCGCGGTTCTGAATACACGGTGGACTTCCTCCCGAAGGTGAAAATTGAGGTCGTTGTCGAAGACGCCCGCAGTGAGACTGTCGTGGATGCCATCGTAAAGGCAGCCAACACCGGCAAGATCGGTGACGGCAAAGTCTTCGTCAGCGATGTTATCGAAGCCGTTCGCATCCGCACGGGTGAGCGCGGCTCTGATGCCATCTCTGGGTCTTAA
- a CDS encoding phosphatidate cytidylyltransferase: protein MSPDTAAPPPSKRRVFASRLFSTLLLWGALSVAFKWQSDWLLIAITGFFGVAGAVEYYRLLRSETHARSFNMLGLGICLAYWATMTWWVITVKKAPPMWLELAALTASVHGAFLLCYRHQLEGTATLQRIFSTVFGVVYTVIFFGFIARLMYFKGDGESATGMFLVIYLVMVTKFSDMGAYAFGVVFGKHKMIPHISPAKSWEGLAGAFITSFLAAVIMLWWKPVELLPLTWVHGLILAPILCAAGITGDLAESVIKRCTSIKDSGHAFPGIGGILDLTDSLLFTAPVFYFYLEAISA from the coding sequence ATGAGCCCCGACACCGCCGCCCCCCCTCCGAGCAAGCGCCGTGTTTTCGCGTCCCGGCTTTTCAGCACCCTGCTCTTATGGGGAGCACTTTCCGTCGCCTTTAAGTGGCAGAGCGACTGGCTGCTGATCGCCATCACAGGTTTTTTCGGTGTGGCTGGTGCGGTGGAGTATTATCGCCTGCTCCGGTCAGAGACACACGCCCGGTCTTTCAACATGCTGGGCCTGGGGATTTGCCTGGCCTACTGGGCCACGATGACATGGTGGGTCATCACTGTTAAAAAAGCACCGCCCATGTGGCTGGAGCTGGCAGCGCTCACCGCTAGTGTACATGGCGCATTCCTCCTGTGCTACCGGCATCAACTGGAAGGTACCGCGACCCTGCAGCGCATCTTTTCCACCGTTTTTGGCGTGGTCTATACAGTCATCTTCTTCGGCTTCATCGCCCGCCTGATGTATTTTAAAGGAGATGGTGAATCCGCCACGGGCATGTTTTTGGTGATCTATCTGGTCATGGTCACGAAGTTCAGTGACATGGGTGCCTATGCTTTTGGGGTGGTCTTTGGGAAGCATAAGATGATCCCGCACATCAGCCCGGCGAAATCCTGGGAAGGCCTGGCAGGTGCTTTCATCACTTCATTCCTGGCGGCCGTCATCATGCTGTGGTGGAAGCCGGTCGAACTCCTGCCACTGACCTGGGTGCATGGACTCATCCTGGCCCCCATCCTCTGCGCAGCGGGGATCACCGGAGATCTGGCGGAATCGGTCATCAAACGCTGCACTTCCATCAAAGATTCCGGTCATGCCTTTCCCGGCATCGGCGGTATTCTGGACCTGACAGACAGCCTGCTTTTCACCGCACCGGTTTTTTATTTTTACCTGGAAGCCATCTCGGCTTGA
- a CDS encoding 1-deoxy-D-xylulose-5-phosphate reductoisomerase, which translates to MATRRKVLLLGSTGSIGTSALKVAQDIPDRMEIVGLAAARSVEALVAQVHETGVKHVALTDDAAAAKARTLLPDDVTLHVGSQGLVDLVRASDADMVLVAIVGVAGLAPALAAIEEGKHLAVASKEILVMAGEAVMAAAKRKGVHVLPVDSEHNAIFQCLEGHRSSDVRRLLVTASGGPFRQLPADQLSQVTVAQALKHPTWSMGRKITIDSATLFNKGLEMIEARWLFDVPMSQIEVVVHPQSIVHSMVEFVDNSVIAQLSHSDMCFPIQYAVTWPDRVPNNLRPLDFAQLASLHFEAPRTQDFPALDLARHAGETGGTLPAVLNAANEIAVEAFLNERTSFPAIWQTVARVMEKHSVIQHPDLATLIEADAWARREAAL; encoded by the coding sequence ATGGCAACCCGTCGCAAAGTACTCCTCCTCGGTTCCACCGGCTCCATCGGCACCAGCGCACTTAAAGTGGCACAAGACATCCCTGACCGGATGGAGATCGTGGGCCTAGCAGCGGCCCGTAGTGTCGAGGCCCTCGTCGCCCAGGTTCATGAAACTGGGGTCAAACACGTCGCGCTGACGGATGACGCGGCTGCAGCTAAAGCGCGCACGCTTTTGCCTGATGACGTGACCCTGCATGTAGGCAGCCAGGGCCTGGTGGATCTGGTGCGTGCCAGTGATGCGGACATGGTGCTGGTGGCCATCGTCGGTGTGGCCGGGCTGGCTCCAGCACTGGCAGCCATCGAAGAAGGCAAACATCTGGCCGTGGCCAGCAAAGAAATCTTGGTCATGGCAGGCGAGGCCGTCATGGCTGCGGCCAAGCGCAAAGGGGTCCATGTGCTGCCTGTGGACAGTGAGCATAACGCCATTTTCCAATGCCTGGAAGGCCACCGCTCCAGTGACGTACGCCGCCTTTTAGTCACAGCCAGTGGCGGTCCCTTCCGCCAGCTACCAGCAGACCAGCTTTCGCAGGTGACAGTGGCGCAGGCATTGAAACACCCGACCTGGAGCATGGGGCGGAAGATCACTATTGATTCCGCCACCTTGTTTAACAAAGGCCTGGAGATGATCGAGGCCCGCTGGCTCTTCGATGTTCCCATGAGCCAGATCGAGGTCGTGGTGCACCCCCAGAGCATCGTCCACAGCATGGTGGAATTTGTGGATAACAGCGTCATCGCCCAGCTCAGCCATAGCGATATGTGCTTCCCCATCCAGTATGCGGTGACCTGGCCTGACCGTGTGCCGAATAATCTGCGCCCCCTCGACTTTGCCCAACTGGCCTCCCTTCATTTTGAGGCCCCGCGCACCCAGGATTTTCCTGCGTTGGATCTGGCCCGTCATGCCGGGGAAACGGGAGGCACCCTGCCAGCCGTCCTCAATGCAGCCAATGAAATCGCCGTTGAAGCTTTCTTGAATGAGCGCACCTCTTTCCCTGCCATCTGGCAGACAGTCGCCCGCGTGATGGAGAAACACAGCGTCATTCAGCATCCTGATTTGGCTACCTTGATTGAGGCAGATGCTTGGGCTCGCCGTGAGGCCGCCCTGTAA
- a CDS encoding peptidoglycan-binding protein — MKRNIATAALAAIALLAFTPDSQAKDKDDKRGPDKGSKGSSFFKKGGPDRHDDRHDHDHDHDRGRDDDDRRRFFAHPRSKFVVTLGNGYAGRGYYYGPPNANYYYQGSGVVYYSSRERVPRQYWGSSYSSTEMSVQRELAKRGYYNGPIDGSIGPGSRASIARYQRDRRLPVTGSIDSYLLRSLGL; from the coding sequence ATGAAACGAAATATTGCTACTGCTGCTCTGGCTGCCATCGCTCTCCTTGCCTTCACTCCTGATTCCCAGGCTAAAGATAAGGATGACAAGCGCGGCCCGGACAAAGGCTCCAAGGGCTCCAGCTTCTTCAAAAAAGGCGGCCCTGACCGTCATGACGACCGCCATGATCATGATCATGATCATGATCGTGGCCGTGACGACGATGACCGTCGCCGTTTTTTCGCCCATCCTCGCAGTAAGTTTGTGGTGACCCTGGGTAACGGGTATGCAGGTCGCGGTTACTATTACGGCCCACCGAACGCCAACTATTATTACCAGGGTTCGGGTGTGGTTTATTACAGCAGCCGTGAGCGTGTGCCGCGTCAATACTGGGGCTCCTCTTACAGCTCCACGGAAATGTCCGTGCAGCGTGAGCTAGCCAAACGCGGATATTACAACGGCCCCATTGATGGCTCTATCGGGCCTGGTTCCAGGGCTTCGATCGCCCGTTACCAGCGTGACCGCCGCCTGCCTGTGACAGGTTCGATTGATTCCTATCTGTTGCGTTCTTTGGGGTTGTAA